A section of the Triticum dicoccoides isolate Atlit2015 ecotype Zavitan chromosome 7A, WEW_v2.0, whole genome shotgun sequence genome encodes:
- the LOC119330514 gene encoding uncharacterized protein LOC119330514, whose translation MATPLTADEPPPPPNPDGDAPSPPTDAESPPPLPEADAPAAPPPDADADAPPLQQPHLPDGILEDIFLRLTTAGDVARASAACASFRAITSALPFRRRFRALHRAPVLGFLREDFYAARPPHPSAPAARALARAADFAFSFLPDDAACWSPRDARDGRVLFSAVPSSHGRGSFADATSTTFVDLAVADPLFRRCVRVPPVPDDLAAPVLRWGMLDFEPFLAPASAEDLRDDGVPFRVIGKVLCEDRVAVFVFSSHTGEWRRYGSSELSNDFALDALYERRHYVQGCFCWLLEWMEKLLMLDAGTMEFSIVDLPPGNDERRFAILEAGQGRIGLLNIGRNTLDLYYKTWPGKRNEEWQHETKDHPLPDYHWRIIGSDEEYLLLRGISLDWPWFGSASSESPDIEYFALELKALQLERMYVSKHKMLHAHLYRGYPPQISAPTL comes from the coding sequence ATGGCCACGCCACTCACCGCCGACGAGCCTCCCCCTCCGCCTAATCCTGACGGAGACGCCCCCTCCCCGCCCACGGACGCCGAATCCCCCCCGCCGCTCCCGGAGGCCGACGCCCCTGCCGCGCCGCCCccggacgccgacgccgacgccccgCCTCTGCAGCAGCCGCACCTCCCGGACGGCATCCTGGAGGACATCTTCCTGCGGCTCACGACGGCGGGGGACGTCGCGCGGGCGTCGGCCGCCTGCGCCTCCTTCCGGGCCATCACGTCCGCGCTCCCGTTCCGGCGCCGATTCCGCGCGCTCCACAGGGCCCCGGTCCTCGGCTTCCTCCGGGAGGACTTCTACGCCGCCCGCCCGCCGCACCCCTCCGCCCCGGCCGCGCGCGCCCTCGCGCGGGCCGCCGActtcgccttctccttcctccccgaCGACGCCGCCTGCTGGAGCCCCCGCGACGCGCGTGACGGCCGCGTGCTCTTCTCCGCGGTCCCCAGCTCCCACGGCCGCGGCAGCTTCGCCGACGCTACCTCCACCACCTTTGTTGACCTCGCCGTCGCCGACCCGCTCTTCCGCCGCTGCGTCCGCGTCCCGCCCGTCCCCGACGACCTGGCGGCCCCCGTCCTGCGGTGGGGCATGCTCGACTTCGAGCCCTTCCTTGCGCCGGCCAGCGCCGAGGACCTGCGCGACGATGGCGTGCCCTTTAGGGTCATCGGCAAGGTGCTGTGCGAGGACAGGGTCGCCGTGTTCGTCTTCTCCTCGCATACCGGCGAGTGGCGCAGGTACGGCTCAAGCGAGTTGTCCAACGACTTCGCGCTGGACGCCTTGTACGAGCGGCGCCACTACGTGCAGGGCTGCTTCTGCTGGCTGTTGGAGTGGATGGAGAAGCTGCTCATGCTTGACGCCGGCACGATGGAGTTCTCCATTGTCGACCTCCCGCCCGGCAACGACGAGAGGCGGTTCGCCATTCTGGAGGCAGGGCAGGGCAGGATTGGGCTGCTCAATATTGGTAGAAACACATTGGACTTGTACTACAAGACCTGGCCAGGCAAACGCAATGAAGAGTGGCAACACGAAACGAAAGATCACCCATTGCCCGACTATCACTGGCGCATCATAGGTTCTGATGAGGAGTACTTGCTCCTGAGAGGGATTTCGCTTGATTGGCCCTGGTTCGGGAGCGCTTCATCAGAGAGTCCGGATATTGAGTATTTTGCACTGGAGCTCAAGGCATTGCAACTCGAGAGGATGTATGTGTCCAAGCACAAAATGTTGCATGCTCACCTGTACAGGGGCTACCCGCCGCAGATCTCGGCACCAACTCTATGA